CTGGCACGGGTGGCGGACAAGGCCCGCAACACCCGGCCGTGGGGCTGGGCTTCCCTCCCCGAGCCGGTGGAAGCGGACACCCTCTCTCGCGCCGAGGCAGCGCTGGGCTTCCACCTGCCCCCGCTGCTCGCCGACCTCTACCTGCGTATAGGAGACGGCGGATTCGGCCCGGAGTACGGCCTGTTGCCCCTGCTCGACAGCCCTCCGTCCGGCGAGCCCGCGGCCGTCGTGCAATACCTGGCCAACCGCAAGAGCAGCCGTAAGGACCCCGACTGGCCCTGGCCCGAGGGCGTCCTGCCGATATCCCACTGGGGCTGTGCGATGTACGCGTGCGTGGACTGCCACAGCCCGGAAGCCCCCGTTCTCCTCTTCGAGCCGAACGCCGGTGACTGCGACCACTCCTGGTTCGTGGACGCCCCCACCCTCACGGACTGGCTGCAAACCTGGGTCGACGGCACCGGCTGGTACGAGGAGATGAACGAGGAGTTGGAGATGACTCCCTGGGCACAGTTCCGAATACGCACGGCACCGCCGGCCCACGCATCCTGACGCTCCCTCGAGGGAGACGTGGCTGCCGACCTACCGCCCCGCCCACCACTTCCGCATGCCATACGCCCCTGCCCCGACCGCCAGTACCCCCGCGCCCGCGATCACCGAAATCCCGGGCAGCGCGAACGCCACCACCACACACCCGAGCAGCCCCACCACCGGTACCACCCGGGCCGCCGGCGCCGAACCGAGTGTCCACGCCGACGCGTTGGCCACCGCGTAGTACGCGAGCACACCGAAGGAGGAGAAACCGATCGCGCCCCGCACGTCGACCGTGGCGGCGAGGATCGCGACCACCGCACCCACGGCCAGCTCGGCCCGGTGCGGCACCTGGAAGCGAGGGTGGACGGCCGACAGCGCGCCCGGAAGATGCCGGTCCCGGGCCATGGCC
This portion of the Streptomyces canus genome encodes:
- a CDS encoding SMI1/KNR4 family protein is translated as MTESEQLLARVADKARNTRPWGWASLPEPVEADTLSRAEAALGFHLPPLLADLYLRIGDGGFGPEYGLLPLLDSPPSGEPAAVVQYLANRKSSRKDPDWPWPEGVLPISHWGCAMYACVDCHSPEAPVLLFEPNAGDCDHSWFVDAPTLTDWLQTWVDGTGWYEEMNEELEMTPWAQFRIRTAPPAHAS